From Alienimonas californiensis, a single genomic window includes:
- a CDS encoding two-component system sensor histidine kinase NtrB produces the protein MFHQHPPPASRGTQWAVAGLALLSLTALLVTLGILSDVGREQEIVKELASHLPADDLPEAAELAGDLRLQWRLSALLILNIVASAVALALLVRAYLSSERSLRNVRVLAADILASIDQGIITTDRDGVILSINPHGRELLDLREIGPGDALDELPPQHAPLRELCREAIAEPGPLHDRDYAVERDGHLRHLRADGSPLRDHEGRRLGSVVHLRDVTENHLMGQRLRRMERYMGLGSLAAGLQHEIKNPLSALSLHVQLLDEALREDGSTPEVREMLDVLNAETRRITGVLEGFRDFASVATLELTEVDGAELVDKLVRLIEPQATRDGVRIEREYARDGSARLVADPGRIEQVLLNLILNAFAAMPGGGRLTLRLEPTADSVDFEVADTGGGIPEKFRDQIFDPYFTTRSAGTGMGLALSEKIVRQHHGSLDFRTGPGGTTFTVSLPRSGPS, from the coding sequence ATGTTTCATCAGCATCCGCCGCCGGCCAGCCGCGGCACCCAGTGGGCCGTCGCCGGACTGGCTCTGCTGAGCCTCACCGCGCTGCTGGTCACATTGGGTATCCTGTCCGACGTCGGTCGCGAGCAGGAGATCGTCAAAGAACTCGCCTCGCACCTGCCGGCGGACGATCTGCCCGAAGCCGCGGAGTTAGCAGGGGACCTGCGCCTGCAATGGCGCCTGTCGGCGCTGCTGATTCTGAATATCGTCGCCTCGGCGGTAGCGCTCGCGCTGCTCGTGCGGGCCTATCTCAGCAGCGAACGCTCGCTGCGCAACGTTCGCGTGCTGGCCGCGGATATCCTCGCCAGCATCGATCAGGGGATTATCACCACGGATCGCGACGGCGTGATTCTCAGCATCAACCCGCACGGCCGGGAACTGCTGGACCTGCGCGAGATCGGCCCCGGCGACGCCCTGGACGAGCTACCGCCGCAGCACGCCCCGCTGCGGGAACTCTGCCGCGAAGCGATCGCCGAGCCGGGGCCGCTGCACGACCGCGACTACGCCGTCGAACGCGACGGGCACCTCCGCCACCTGCGGGCCGACGGCAGCCCGTTGCGGGATCACGAAGGCCGGCGTCTCGGCTCGGTCGTGCACCTCCGCGACGTGACCGAGAACCACCTGATGGGACAGCGGCTGCGGCGGATGGAGCGCTACATGGGCCTCGGCTCGCTCGCCGCCGGCCTGCAGCACGAGATCAAGAACCCGCTGAGCGCCCTCTCGCTGCACGTTCAACTCCTGGACGAGGCGCTCCGCGAGGACGGGTCGACGCCCGAGGTGCGGGAAATGCTGGACGTCCTCAACGCGGAGACGCGACGCATCACCGGCGTGTTGGAGGGATTCCGGGACTTCGCCTCCGTCGCCACACTGGAGCTGACGGAGGTCGACGGGGCGGAGCTGGTGGACAAGCTCGTCCGCCTGATCGAGCCGCAGGCGACGCGGGACGGCGTGCGGATCGAACGAGAGTATGCGCGGGACGGCTCGGCCCGCCTCGTCGCCGACCCCGGCCGCATCGAGCAGGTGCTGCTCAACCTGATTCTCAACGCGTTCGCCGCGATGCCGGGGGGCGGACGGCTCACGCTGCGTCTGGAGCCGACGGCGGACTCCGTGGATTTCGAGGTCGCCGACACCGGCGGCGGCATCCCCGAAAAGTTCCGCGATCAAATCTTCGACCCGTACTTCACCACCCGCAGCGCCGGCACCGGCATGGGACTTGCCCTCAGCGAAAAGATCGTCCGCCAGCACCACGGGTCCCTCGATTTCCGAACCGGCCCCGGCGGGACAACCTTCACGGTCTCGCTGCCCCGGAGCGGCCCCTCATGA
- a CDS encoding efflux RND transporter periplasmic adaptor subunit, giving the protein MLPPWSVRPSGRFRPLGGLPRGRLLGPSGVCVLVSFVVAGCQEKAVPQAPPPPEVVVAEPLVRQVVEWDDYTARLRALDTVEIRPRVGGYLQEIHFTDGAAVEKDALLFTIDPRPFEAALAEARGRLAGARASLQEAEAMKTSAVAANVQAESELELRESQLSRMNMLVDRGVETQESYDIGASERKQAAATVAAARAQIKRADAALETAKADIAAAEAAERAAELTLSFTEVRSPIAGRTSRHLVDAGNLVAGEGGDATLLTTVVSQDPVHAFVSAPERAFLKYARQSARGERPSSRDVQNPAVLQLADEEGYPHVGAIDFVDNTLDAGTDTMTGRLRFPNPDGLLTPGLFAKVKILGSGLYDATLVPDSAVALRQTGTTVLVVVPRSESDAAAGGTADAGADLAGDGPPADGDGDGTGSGGGGFTVEPRAVTLGPLIGGLRVVREGLSSADRVVVRGLQKARPGEPVRLTDGEIEIDEAAFERDARLDLARAVRARRNAQGQYELPTAGAAEAPGPVAPQPVAPQTVEPQTVEPQTVEPAVFGSAASGPGAAG; this is encoded by the coding sequence ATGCTCCCGCCATGGTCCGTCCGTCCGTCAGGGCGTTTTCGTCCGCTCGGGGGTCTGCCCCGGGGTAGGCTGCTGGGTCCGTCGGGGGTCTGCGTCCTCGTCAGCTTCGTCGTCGCGGGCTGCCAAGAGAAGGCTGTCCCGCAGGCTCCCCCGCCGCCGGAGGTCGTCGTCGCGGAGCCGCTGGTCCGGCAGGTCGTGGAGTGGGACGACTACACTGCCCGCCTGCGGGCGCTGGACACAGTCGAGATCCGCCCCCGGGTCGGCGGCTATCTGCAGGAGATCCACTTCACCGACGGCGCGGCGGTCGAGAAAGACGCGCTGCTGTTCACGATCGACCCCCGTCCGTTCGAGGCGGCCCTCGCGGAGGCCCGGGGGCGGCTCGCCGGGGCGCGAGCCTCGCTGCAGGAAGCGGAGGCGATGAAGACTTCGGCCGTCGCGGCCAATGTGCAGGCGGAATCGGAGCTCGAGTTGCGGGAGTCGCAGTTGTCCCGCATGAACATGCTGGTCGATCGCGGGGTGGAGACGCAGGAGAGCTACGACATCGGGGCCTCCGAGCGGAAGCAGGCCGCCGCGACCGTCGCCGCCGCCCGCGCCCAGATCAAGCGGGCCGACGCCGCCCTCGAAACCGCCAAGGCCGACATCGCCGCCGCCGAGGCCGCCGAACGGGCCGCCGAACTGACCCTTTCCTTCACGGAGGTCCGCAGCCCGATCGCCGGTCGCACGTCGCGTCACCTGGTGGACGCGGGGAACCTCGTGGCGGGCGAAGGCGGCGACGCGACGCTGCTGACGACCGTCGTCTCGCAGGACCCGGTCCACGCGTTCGTCAGCGCCCCGGAACGGGCTTTCCTGAAGTACGCCCGGCAGTCGGCGCGCGGGGAGCGGCCCAGCAGTCGGGACGTGCAGAACCCCGCGGTGCTGCAACTGGCCGACGAAGAAGGGTACCCGCACGTCGGGGCGATCGACTTCGTGGACAACACGTTAGACGCCGGCACCGACACCATGACCGGCCGCCTCCGCTTCCCGAACCCGGACGGCCTGCTGACGCCGGGACTGTTCGCCAAGGTGAAGATCCTCGGCAGCGGGCTGTACGACGCGACGCTCGTGCCGGACTCCGCCGTCGCCCTGCGGCAGACCGGGACGACGGTGCTGGTTGTCGTCCCGCGTTCCGAATCGGACGCCGCCGCGGGCGGGACCGCGGACGCCGGGGCAGATCTGGCCGGCGACGGACCGCCCGCGGACGGCGACGGGGACGGCACTGGTTCCGGGGGCGGGGGGTTTACCGTCGAGCCGCGTGCCGTGACGCTCGGCCCGCTGATCGGCGGGTTGCGTGTCGTGCGGGAGGGACTGTCGAGCGCCGATCGGGTGGTCGTTCGCGGCCTGCAAAAGGCGCGGCCCGGCGAGCCGGTGCGTCTGACGGACGGGGAGATCGAGATCGACGAAGCGGCGTTCGAGCGGGACGCCCGCCTCGACCTCGCCCGAGCCGTCCGGGCCCGGCGAAACGCCCAGGGTCAGTACGAACTGCCGACCGCGGGCGCCGCCGAGGCGCCGGGGCCGGTCGCCCCCCAGCCGGTCGCCCCCCAGACGGTCGAGCCCCAGACGGTCGAGCCCCAGACGGTCGAGCCGGCAGTGTTCGGTTCGGCGGCGAGCGGGCCGGGGGCGGCGGGATGA
- a CDS encoding helix-turn-helix domain-containing protein encodes MPSASPADDPSPNAQKQRADRPKRKPRSARRSAPEGPHAALAKRVAATLLTLHGSQSAAARAWGVPQPRISDALDGKTPPAVWLLQRLAAEGADVTALLTGEPAPAMAIPLVDRFLAERSAGATMLGAHHVPAEFVAVGTYAVRLDRVLAEATLGGTAANRPRACDTVVVVTDVETVLTVAWEANEPNTRRSRKRVSLPPPVVLMGDVPTLSLAHRVRLTGRAEGASFKLPLRTDPPADAAGLPGPAAGALEAVGFVVSRTGPLSR; translated from the coding sequence ATGCCCTCCGCCAGTCCCGCAGACGATCCATCGCCGAATGCCCAGAAGCAGCGTGCGGACAGGCCGAAGCGGAAGCCCCGTTCGGCTCGCCGATCAGCGCCGGAGGGGCCGCACGCGGCGTTGGCGAAGCGGGTCGCGGCGACGCTGCTCACGCTGCACGGCAGCCAGTCCGCCGCGGCCCGGGCCTGGGGCGTGCCGCAGCCGCGAATCAGCGACGCCCTAGACGGCAAGACCCCGCCCGCGGTGTGGCTGCTACAACGACTGGCGGCGGAGGGGGCGGACGTCACCGCCCTGCTGACCGGCGAACCGGCGCCGGCCATGGCGATCCCGCTCGTCGACCGGTTCCTCGCCGAACGTTCGGCCGGGGCGACCATGCTTGGCGCACATCACGTCCCAGCGGAGTTCGTCGCCGTGGGAACCTACGCCGTTCGGTTGGACCGGGTGTTGGCCGAGGCGACCCTGGGCGGGACGGCGGCGAACCGGCCGCGGGCGTGCGACACGGTGGTCGTCGTGACCGACGTCGAAACCGTCCTGACCGTGGCATGGGAGGCGAACGAACCCAACACTCGCCGGTCCCGGAAGCGGGTCTCGCTCCCCCCGCCGGTGGTGCTGATGGGCGACGTACCGACCCTGTCGCTGGCGCACCGGGTCCGCTTGACCGGGCGGGCGGAGGGGGCGTCGTTCAAACTTCCGCTGAGGACCGACCCGCCGGCCGACGCCGCCGGTCTTCCCGGACCCGCCGCGGGGGCGCTGGAGGCGGTCGGCTTCGTCGTGTCCCGCACCGGCCCGCTCTCGAGGTAA
- a CDS encoding efflux RND transporter periplasmic adaptor subunit, with amino-acid sequence MNRIAFSIALTSLVLTLAGCEQAGEWAGDLTGEDVAHGGEQQAHGEHGGHGGEHGGHGGEHGGHGGVEGHGGGGHGHPVHKILVTSPVVKDVVSTQQYVCQIHSRRHIEVRALEGGYLEAIKIDEGQAVVRGQTLFEILPTLYKARLDSDVAEAQVAQVEYDNTKKLVEQNIVSPQELKMVQAKLAKAEAKVRLARAELDFANLKAPFAGIVDRQLAQEGSLLEEGDVLTTLSDNSVMWAYFNVPEARYLEYKSELDAAADEPSDDDDDGDDDDDDGDDGDDGDDDGDDDGDDDDAYGPALRVELVLANGQTFPQPGVIGAIEADFNNETGNIAFRADFPNPRGLLRNGQTGTILIHRDLKNAIVIPQRATYEILAKRYVYVVGEDGVVRQRDITVSKEFEDLFVIESGVDAGDRIVLEGIRQVRDGDRVDYEYRPPSEVLANLKYHAE; translated from the coding sequence ATGAATCGTATCGCCTTCTCGATTGCGCTCACGTCGCTCGTGCTGACGCTTGCCGGATGCGAGCAAGCCGGAGAATGGGCCGGCGACCTGACGGGCGAGGACGTGGCCCACGGGGGAGAGCAGCAGGCGCACGGCGAACACGGGGGCCACGGCGGCGAACACGGGGGCCACGGCGGCGAACACGGGGGCCACGGCGGCGTAGAGGGGCACGGCGGCGGGGGGCACGGTCACCCGGTTCATAAGATCCTGGTGACCAGCCCGGTCGTCAAAGACGTCGTCAGCACCCAGCAGTACGTCTGCCAGATTCACTCGCGGCGGCACATCGAGGTCCGGGCTCTGGAGGGCGGATATCTCGAGGCCATCAAGATTGACGAGGGGCAGGCTGTCGTTCGGGGGCAGACGCTCTTTGAGATCCTCCCGACGCTCTATAAGGCTCGGCTGGATTCGGACGTCGCCGAGGCCCAGGTAGCGCAGGTCGAGTACGACAACACCAAGAAGTTGGTGGAGCAGAACATCGTCTCGCCGCAGGAGTTAAAGATGGTCCAGGCCAAGCTTGCGAAGGCGGAGGCCAAGGTGCGACTGGCCCGGGCCGAGCTGGACTTCGCCAACCTGAAAGCCCCGTTCGCCGGCATCGTCGACCGCCAGCTCGCCCAGGAAGGCAGCCTGCTGGAGGAAGGCGACGTCCTGACGACGCTGTCCGACAACAGCGTCATGTGGGCGTACTTCAACGTCCCGGAGGCCCGTTACCTCGAATACAAAAGCGAACTCGACGCGGCCGCTGACGAGCCGTCGGACGACGACGACGACGGGGACGACGACGACGACGACGGGGACGACGGGGACGACGGGGACGACGACGGGGACGACGACGGGGACGACGACGACGCCTATGGGCCGGCGTTACGGGTCGAATTGGTGCTGGCGAACGGGCAGACGTTTCCGCAGCCGGGCGTGATCGGCGCGATCGAAGCGGACTTCAATAACGAGACGGGCAATATCGCCTTCCGGGCGGACTTCCCGAACCCCCGCGGTCTGCTGCGGAACGGCCAGACCGGCACCATTTTGATCCACCGCGACTTGAAGAACGCGATCGTGATTCCGCAGCGGGCGACCTACGAGATTCTGGCGAAGCGGTACGTGTACGTCGTCGGGGAGGACGGCGTGGTGCGTCAGCGCGACATTACCGTCTCGAAAGAGTTTGAGGACCTTTTCGTGATTGAATCCGGGGTCGACGCCGGCGATCGGATCGTGCTGGAGGGAATCCGGCAGGTCCGCGACGGCGATCGGGTGGACTACGAATACCGGCCCCCGAGCGAAGTCCTCGCCAACCTGAAGTATCACGCCGAGTGA
- a CDS encoding efflux RND transporter permease subunit — protein sequence MTVSNFFIDRPIFAGVLSVVILVGGGIAYTSLPVAQYPEVAPPTVVVRATFPGATPEVIADTVATPLEQEVNGVEGMLYMESQSANDGSMTLTVTFALGTDLDTAQVQVQNRVGAAEPGLPDVVRRIGVVTTKESPNLLLVVHLLSPDGSLEQLDIANYALQNIRDRLSRIEGVGNVRIFGAGDYSMRIWLDGDKLAALSMTAGDVVAALREQNVQVAAGVIGQEPTEGAGAFQIPVTTLGRLTTEEEFGAVVVRGGEGNRLVRVRDVARVELGAKDYSVASYLNDDPAVALLINQRPGSNALQTAAEVREAMDEMADSLPFPPGLEHRIVYDPTKYFIEQSIDEVFVTLYQAVGLVVLVVFLFLGSWRATIIPAAAIPVALVGTFGAMLALGFSLNSLSLFGLVLAIGIVVDDAIVVVENVERKLSEGLSPRDATRATMAEVGSALIATTLVLIAVFVPTAFLGGISGQFYRQFALTIAFSTAVSTFVSLTLSPALSTLLLRKRGEHHGWLDRTFEFLLGWLFRLFDRALAAVTGAYAASVKQAIRLSGLTLGVYAVLLGLTYYSFATIPTGFIPAQDQGYLILAVQLPDGASLDRTEAVTKAAVRAAREVEGVTGVVSFAGFSGATRVNASNSAAMFPVLAPFEERAEAGLTFDEIVSEMRARMAAIPDAGIVVIPPPPVRGLGNGGGYKYQIQARDGEITPAELEAAVGRIVAAANADPDLAQVFSTYRASTPQYYVDLDRERARILGVAVGDVFETMQVYLGSLFVNDFNLGGRTYQVNVQSEEEFRDEPGDIARLRTRNAAGDPVPLGSLADVELRSGPDRVVRYNLYPAADLNGDTAPGVSSGQALQEVERIARDMLPPGFSYEATDIAYQQKQVTTFQQIAVFCACVLFVYLALAAQFESLILPLAIVLIVPMSLLAALGGVWFRGLDNNILTQIGLVVLVGLACKNAILIVEFAAQLEEQGRNRVEGAIEACRLRFRAILMTAFSFVLGVLPLVLATGAGAEMRVALGTAVFAGMVGVTLFGLVLTPVFYTTLRKLGGGPRGTHDELVVAEPAPDAFPPEDRSAIPGPRLQGPPRPVPSGA from the coding sequence ATGACCGTCTCGAACTTCTTCATCGACCGCCCGATCTTCGCCGGCGTGCTGTCCGTGGTGATCCTCGTCGGCGGGGGAATTGCGTACACGTCGCTGCCGGTCGCCCAGTATCCGGAGGTCGCCCCGCCGACGGTCGTGGTGCGGGCGACCTTCCCCGGGGCGACCCCGGAGGTGATCGCGGACACGGTCGCCACGCCGCTCGAACAGGAGGTGAACGGGGTCGAGGGGATGCTGTACATGGAGAGCCAGTCGGCCAACGACGGCTCGATGACGCTGACCGTGACCTTCGCCCTCGGTACAGACCTCGACACCGCCCAGGTGCAGGTCCAGAACCGCGTGGGGGCGGCGGAGCCAGGGTTGCCGGACGTCGTCCGTCGCATCGGCGTCGTCACCACCAAGGAGAGCCCGAACCTGCTGCTGGTCGTCCACCTGCTCTCGCCGGACGGTTCGCTTGAGCAGCTGGACATCGCGAATTACGCCCTCCAGAACATTCGTGACCGACTCAGCCGGATCGAAGGCGTCGGCAACGTGCGGATCTTCGGGGCGGGCGACTACTCGATGCGGATCTGGCTGGACGGGGACAAACTCGCCGCCCTGTCGATGACCGCCGGGGACGTGGTGGCGGCGCTGCGGGAGCAGAACGTGCAGGTCGCCGCCGGCGTGATCGGGCAGGAGCCGACGGAGGGCGCCGGGGCGTTCCAGATTCCCGTCACCACCCTCGGCCGGTTAACCACGGAGGAGGAGTTCGGGGCGGTGGTCGTCCGCGGCGGGGAGGGCAACCGACTGGTCCGCGTGCGGGACGTCGCCCGCGTGGAGCTGGGGGCGAAGGACTACTCCGTCGCCAGCTACCTCAACGACGACCCGGCCGTCGCCCTGCTGATCAACCAGCGGCCGGGCTCCAACGCCCTGCAGACGGCCGCGGAGGTTCGCGAGGCGATGGACGAGATGGCCGACTCGCTGCCGTTCCCCCCGGGGTTGGAGCACCGGATCGTCTACGACCCGACGAAGTACTTCATCGAACAGAGCATCGACGAGGTGTTCGTCACGCTGTATCAGGCGGTCGGGCTCGTGGTACTGGTCGTGTTCCTGTTCTTGGGCAGTTGGCGGGCGACGATCATCCCCGCGGCGGCGATCCCGGTGGCGCTGGTCGGCACGTTCGGGGCGATGCTGGCGCTGGGGTTCAGCCTGAACAGCCTGAGCCTGTTCGGGCTGGTGCTGGCGATCGGCATCGTGGTGGACGACGCGATCGTGGTCGTGGAGAACGTGGAGCGCAAGCTCTCGGAGGGCCTCTCGCCGCGGGACGCCACTCGGGCCACGATGGCGGAGGTCGGCTCGGCGTTGATCGCCACTACGCTCGTGCTGATCGCGGTCTTCGTGCCGACGGCGTTCCTCGGCGGGATCAGCGGGCAGTTCTACCGCCAGTTCGCCCTCACCATCGCCTTCAGCACGGCGGTCAGCACGTTCGTCTCGCTGACCCTCAGCCCCGCGCTGTCGACGCTCTTGCTGCGGAAGCGGGGCGAACACCACGGCTGGCTGGACCGGACCTTCGAATTCCTGCTCGGCTGGCTGTTCCGGCTGTTCGACCGGGCGCTGGCCGCCGTCACAGGGGCCTACGCGGCGTCGGTGAAGCAGGCGATCCGCCTCAGCGGGCTCACGCTGGGCGTTTACGCGGTCCTGCTGGGGCTGACTTATTACTCGTTCGCCACGATCCCCACCGGTTTCATCCCGGCGCAGGACCAAGGGTACCTCATCCTCGCGGTCCAGCTGCCGGACGGGGCGAGCCTGGACCGCACCGAGGCGGTGACGAAGGCCGCGGTGCGGGCGGCCCGGGAGGTCGAGGGCGTGACCGGCGTGGTGAGCTTCGCCGGCTTCAGCGGGGCGACGCGGGTGAACGCCAGTAACTCCGCGGCGATGTTCCCCGTGCTCGCCCCGTTCGAGGAGCGGGCGGAGGCCGGCCTGACGTTCGACGAAATCGTCAGCGAGATGCGGGCGAGGATGGCGGCGATCCCCGACGCCGGCATCGTCGTGATCCCCCCGCCGCCGGTCCGCGGGTTAGGCAACGGCGGCGGCTACAAGTACCAGATCCAGGCCCGTGACGGGGAGATCACGCCCGCGGAGCTGGAGGCGGCGGTCGGACGGATCGTCGCCGCCGCAAACGCCGACCCGGACCTCGCGCAGGTCTTCAGCACCTACCGGGCCAGCACGCCGCAGTACTACGTCGACCTCGACCGGGAGCGGGCCCGGATCCTCGGCGTGGCGGTCGGCGACGTGTTCGAAACGATGCAGGTCTACCTCGGCAGCCTGTTCGTCAACGACTTCAATCTCGGCGGCCGCACCTACCAGGTGAACGTGCAGTCGGAGGAGGAGTTCCGCGACGAACCGGGAGACATCGCCCGGCTGCGGACTCGCAACGCCGCCGGCGACCCTGTGCCGCTGGGCTCGCTGGCGGACGTCGAGCTCCGCAGCGGGCCGGACCGCGTGGTGCGGTACAACCTCTACCCGGCCGCGGACCTCAACGGCGACACCGCCCCCGGCGTCTCCAGCGGGCAGGCGCTTCAGGAAGTGGAGCGGATCGCCCGCGACATGCTTCCGCCGGGCTTCAGCTACGAGGCGACGGACATCGCCTACCAGCAGAAACAGGTCACGACGTTCCAACAGATCGCCGTGTTCTGCGCCTGCGTGCTGTTCGTCTACCTCGCCCTGGCGGCTCAGTTCGAAAGCCTCATCCTCCCGCTGGCGATCGTGCTGATCGTCCCGATGAGCCTGCTGGCGGCGCTCGGCGGCGTCTGGTTCCGCGGGCTGGACAACAACATCCTCACGCAGATCGGGCTGGTGGTGCTCGTCGGGCTGGCCTGCAAGAACGCGATCCTCATCGTCGAGTTCGCCGCTCAACTGGAGGAACAGGGGAGGAATCGAGTGGAGGGGGCGATCGAAGCCTGTCGCCTGCGGTTCCGGGCGATCCTGATGACCGCCTTCAGTTTCGTCCTGGGCGTTCTGCCGCTCGTGCTCGCCACCGGCGCGGGGGCCGAAATGCGGGTCGCGCTGGGCACCGCGGTCTTCGCCGGCATGGTCGGCGTGACGCTGTTCGGGCTGGTCCTCACGCCGGTCTTCTACACAACCCTTCGTAAACTCGGCGGCGGTCCGCGCGGCACGCACGACGAACTCGTCGTCGCCGAGCCCGCCCCCGACGCGTTCCCCCCCGAAGATCGCTCCGCGATCCCCGGCCCGCGCCTGCAAGGCCCGCCGCGCCCGGTGCCTTCCGGGGCCTGA
- a CDS encoding endonuclease/exonuclease/phosphatase family protein encodes MGADPWSKTVSSTAVVPPNGSAGRRLCRGETGQLTGPEHVVVSDFNPNDESQYSSLEVAILSRYPLTDAVEFDRGTDGNSRPGYPPERKLERVDMDGIADMGVGRGFLAADVPASGLVVAVTHLKSSSGRSGDPDRDDARKRELVAAAMARHVAERLAADLLDNAPSCCGGRLKAAYGTFSATPSNSPPRGPIQGRRCRRLPATSVS; translated from the coding sequence GTGGGCGCTGACCCCTGGAGCAAAACGGTAAGCAGTACGGCCGTCGTCCCCCCGAACGGCTCCGCCGGACGGCGCCTGTGCCGCGGCGAGACGGGCCAGCTGACGGGCCCGGAGCACGTCGTCGTCAGCGACTTCAACCCAAATGACGAGTCACAGTACAGCAGCTTGGAGGTGGCGATCCTCTCCCGTTACCCGCTGACGGACGCCGTGGAGTTCGACCGCGGCACCGACGGCAACAGCCGGCCCGGCTACCCGCCGGAGCGGAAACTGGAACGGGTGGACATGGACGGGATCGCCGACATGGGGGTGGGCCGCGGGTTCCTCGCCGCGGACGTGCCCGCCTCGGGCCTCGTGGTGGCCGTGACGCACCTGAAGTCGTCCTCCGGCCGATCGGGCGACCCGGACCGCGACGACGCCCGCAAGCGGGAGCTGGTCGCCGCGGCGATGGCCCGGCACGTCGCCGAGCGGCTGGCGGCCGACCTGTTGGACAATGCCCCTTCATGCTGCGGAGGGAGGCTAAAAGCGGCCTACGGCACATTCTCGGCAACACCCTCAAATAGCCCGCCGCGGGGGCCGATCCAAGGGCGACGCTGCCGGCGACTTCCGGCTACGAGCGTCTCGTGA
- a CDS encoding sigma-54-dependent transcriptional regulator: protein MSDDEFGILIVDDEPNIRAGLEKGLIHEADRIATAADAEEALAKFRADPPELVIADVRLPSPMNGLELIEQMLRSRPQTTAIVITAHGAVETAVEAMRAGAFDFVTKPLDLALLRQQVRKARERHRLRRENSELRRRLADAGEISGIIGECAAMRDVLRQIRQIAATDATVLIQGESGTGKELVARALHDLSDRSEKPFVAVNLGALPETLLESELFGHEKGSFTGASRRKPGCFERAGAGSLFLDEITEIPAKCQIDLLRVLETGQYTRVGGEETLHADVRLISATNKSAQAEIERGAFREDLYYRLNVVPIEIPPLRRRQGDVPLLVEYFLAHFCQRHNRAPKVVAADAMHRLASARWPGNVRQLRNVVERLVITVPDDVIHADDVPEELAPSTAPPGAPAPATLAEAVEEAEKTAVRAALAASGDHRERAANLLGVSVRTLHYKMSRYGLH, encoded by the coding sequence ATGAGCGACGACGAATTCGGCATCCTGATCGTCGACGACGAACCCAACATTCGGGCCGGGCTGGAGAAGGGCCTGATCCACGAGGCGGATCGCATCGCCACCGCGGCCGACGCTGAGGAGGCCCTTGCCAAGTTCCGCGCCGATCCGCCCGAACTGGTGATCGCGGACGTACGCCTGCCCAGTCCCATGAACGGGCTGGAACTCATCGAGCAGATGCTCCGCAGCCGCCCGCAGACCACGGCGATCGTGATCACCGCCCATGGCGCCGTGGAGACCGCCGTCGAGGCGATGCGGGCGGGGGCGTTCGACTTCGTCACCAAGCCGCTCGACCTGGCCCTCCTGCGGCAGCAGGTCCGCAAGGCCCGGGAGCGTCATCGGCTGCGGCGGGAAAACAGCGAATTGCGGCGTCGCCTCGCCGACGCCGGCGAGATCTCCGGCATCATCGGCGAGTGTGCGGCGATGCGCGACGTGCTGCGTCAGATCCGGCAGATCGCCGCGACCGACGCCACCGTCCTCATCCAGGGCGAAAGCGGCACGGGCAAGGAACTCGTCGCCCGGGCCCTGCACGACCTCAGCGACCGCAGCGAAAAGCCGTTCGTCGCCGTGAACCTCGGGGCTCTGCCCGAGACCCTGTTGGAAAGCGAATTATTCGGGCATGAGAAAGGCTCGTTCACCGGGGCGTCCCGGCGGAAGCCGGGCTGCTTTGAACGGGCCGGCGCCGGCTCGCTGTTCCTCGACGAGATCACGGAAATCCCGGCGAAATGCCAGATCGACCTGCTGCGCGTACTAGAAACGGGTCAATACACCCGCGTCGGCGGCGAGGAGACGCTACACGCCGACGTGCGGCTGATCTCCGCAACGAATAAATCCGCCCAGGCAGAGATTGAACGCGGCGCCTTCCGCGAGGATCTTTATTATCGATTGAACGTCGTACCGATCGAAATCCCGCCCCTGCGTCGGCGGCAGGGAGACGTGCCGCTGTTGGTGGAGTATTTCCTCGCCCACTTCTGCCAGCGCCACAATCGGGCGCCGAAGGTCGTCGCGGCCGACGCGATGCATCGGTTGGCCTCCGCCCGCTGGCCGGGCAACGTGCGTCAGTTGCGGAACGTCGTCGAGCGGCTGGTGATTACGGTCCCTGACGACGTGATCCACGCCGACGACGTGCCGGAGGAACTCGCACCTTCCACAGCGCCCCCCGGCGCTCCCGCCCCGGCGACGCTCGCCGAGGCGGTGGAGGAGGCCGAGAAGACCGCCGTGCGGGCGGCTCTGGCCGCGTCAGGCGATCATCGGGAACGCGCCGCGAACCTGCTCGGCGTCAGCGTCCGCACGCTGCATTACAAGATGAGCCGCTACGGGTTGCATTGA